The Biomphalaria glabrata chromosome 1, xgBioGlab47.1, whole genome shotgun sequence sequence GTGAATCGAATTTACAAATaaagaattaaatgaaaatttatttaatgtggTATAAATTTATATTGATTTACCGTGTTTTATCAAAAATTTACTCAGGCATAAATCTTgtggatgttttttttaattagcacaaaatgataaagaaataagaaactagcaaaacaaaactatgaATGAATGAGTGCGACTAGAATGgtgtaaaagtattttttttttacaacttactTGTCATCACCACTCCAAGAACATTCAAATTTGTCAAAGATACAATCATTTTCATAAAGGGAACACAATTTGTTTCTGAGGTATTCATGAACTTGGTAAGTTTCAACAGGTTTGGATTCCATAGTCAGATCCCAAACTTTGACAGACAAATAGTCTCTAGTAATCATATATTTGCCACTGTGACTAAATTTTACATCTGATATACTAGAAATTATTTCAGAGAAGAAACTTCGATTTGTTGGATCTTCTGGCTCTTCAAACACTGAAACAAGTATgaattaaattagaaaataaagtaCTATACTTTCAATTTTATTAGCTAAAAGAATACAACAGAATAAACTGCAGATAACCctttaaataaatagatgcatTAGTTTTGGCAGTTATCTGAACAAATAGCTGAGTGCCAAGTTTTTGGGACTTGAAAATGCCAAGTATAAATGCAAATGATATGAGCTCAgtcttaaaatgtttttttttttttttatattttgtgtttttattacaaatttattagTTTTGATTCATACTCTGATAAAATCAAAAGACAATGTAAGTAAATATATTACTTACTACAAATTATGTAGAGCTAGTAATTATCTTGGTTTACAAGTAAAGTGACACCATTGAAATAATGCAATGTAAAACTAATTAAACTTTGTAAGTACTTATGAGCTGTAGGAATGCTTACATTTAGCATGTTTGTCACAGAGTGCCTGTTCTCTCATGTCACATAATCTAATGCTACCTTTGCTGCTGCTGTAAACAAACATGTTACATTCTTTAGGGTGAAATTCTGCAGCAGTTATTACTTCTGTAAGTTCCTCCATGTTAGCAGGTTTTATATCGAcaatatctaaaaaaataaagctaaggacttttctttcatttaaacagttttaaatttataatttgttGAACAATTAATGGTGGTGATCAATATAATAAGTGGcctcaagaaataataattgttCTAATGTCAgtttatatttgtatacattttcTTAAAGTTAGCTTAAAACTTACTtagataaaattaaatattaacttTCAAAACATACAGGCTATCAATTCAAAATTAACAAAGGATACTAAAGCTTTGATCTGTGATTTCCAGATTCCATAAATTTATCCTAAGGTCATCTGCTGATAAATATGTTTCCAAATCACTATTAACCGATATGGAATTGATGTGGTATGTATGAGCATTTGCAAATACTCTCTTTGGGCTAGCTTCTACCATAAGTTCCATAGGTTGGAAGATAGGTACTCTCAAAGATTTAATAGCAGTTTTATTTCGAGTCTGGCCCAGTTCATCTTTCAAATTATAACCTTCAGGTCTTTTGTTCCGTTCGGCAACTTTCCACAATTTGATGGTTTTAtctataaaggaaaaaaatgaatttcttAATGCCTAGTTTAAAGAACAAATTAAAGTACTtattaaacaataattaaaataagcAGAAATTTTTTTCACCATACCATTTGTTGAAAGTAGAAAATGATTTCTATTTGTTTGCTGCAACCatcttattttgttaattttttcttctatttccaaACTTTTAAGGTAATCAAATTCTGGTTCATGAGACTGAAATGTGCTATAAACATTATATTCGCCACGACTAGGGACAGCATTTTTGCTCTGTAGAACATCAAAATTAATGAttagatatttttgttttgtcaagaTTTCAAAATAGGTAACAAAATAGTTCTAAAATCATTaatgtataattttatttagatatCACTAAAGTGTACAGTAGTATTACAAAATATGAATACAATCAAAAGTGCATATTTCATCAAATTAATGTTATTCACTTTTGCTAATTGTTTTACCCATGGAAATTGTAATAGCCATTGACTAGTAAATTTGAAACACTACTGCTTGGCTACTAGCAAGTTTGAAAAGTTGATCGAATAACTGCATTCTTAATAGGAATACTCAACAATAGAAACTAATTTTTCTGCAAATGGCATTGTTCTTTATAGATGttatatagaaaaaattatagaaactatGTGGACGTGgcaaaataattcagaatataaactgccccctccctttttaaaattttttttttatcacttttAATATTTCGCCAACAATACTGCCCTGTCATTTAAATGCCCTTCAACCCATCATCAAGCATTTCTCCACAAACAGTTGGCTTACCGCTTTATCCCTCTGAAAAATGACAACACGACCTCCTTTATCACCTGTTGCTAGGAGGTCTCCATCACTGTTAAATTCAACACATGAAATGATGTCGGctgcatttaaaataaattagaactAGTAACAGGTTAAAGCCTTAGAAAAGATAGCAATGCTGTACacgcctacattatgtttgttaacagcactttatgaagtaaattattattatcattatcaaaTTGTAAAACTTTGAACTAAAACAGTCCTTTTAGAAAAATCTAGACGAGTCAGGTAGTTTCAGTCTTAAAAGTATTGCTTTATTAAAAGTTTAGTTTTATACCTAGGCCCTAGAGATCCTCAggctaaaaaaaagtcaagtaaaatgtaaaagaaaaaggtGATGCTGGGTTGTATTTTCATAACAATGTGTTGCAATTATCAGATGTGCATATTTTGATTAGGCTATCTTTCACTTAAAACTaatgatctaaatctagactatgtGATTAAATTTTGATAAATGGTGCTTAAACATAAATATGGTCTGTTAGTGATAAACTGGAGATACAAGATAAAGCCATAAAAGGATTTACAGCTTGATGTCCAAAATGAAaacgtagatctagaataggAGATTTCTGTTTGTTCGCTAATGAATAAGGATATAATGGCTTTAAAgctgaaaaaaataatgatgttGCGAAAATTACATCTTATCCTTAGTGCACGGTGAAGGCCTAATGATCTTATGTTGAGTGAGCTTGATCAGTTTATGTTATGATCATGTATGTAATCCACATGAGTAACAACAGTTTCAACTCTTGGCACATTTTTTCACCTGGGATATTTTGGacctaaaatataattttaacaaaatcCAAAATAGGTCATGAAATTGGTGAATTGAGAAATTGCTGGAACTACACtataagacttttaaaaaacaaaacctaagaTGTTAATTACACAATTTTATgcatagatttagatctttgtTTCAAAACTCTTAATTGATAAGTTAAGGAtttgaacaaaaatatatttctatttgaTCTTAAcaacattaatttaaaacacAAGCCAACACTAGAGCTAATTTAAGGTATGACAAAGAAAAATTCTTTAACTGATTGAtcacaaatatattaaaaacattaaaaaactttaatttaataGCAAACAGAAATGCAGCTAAATGCaaattaaacaagattacaaagagagtttgtgttatcacacaaactcaaaggCGGCTCCCGTCTGATTGATCTAGAcatttggaaatcaaaatctacactttaggtctagaaattgaaaatctatatcttgatctagtctataccAGCCTAGACTCTACAACAGCAGTTCTCGACCTTTTTAGTGCCGCGACCACCTAATACGAATCTCCATAAGAGCACAATGAATGTCATCTTCAGCATCAAGTCTACTTCTCTATTTAAACTTGATAACTAACATGCTGGAAAACCCTGCTTCACAAAGATATAAGCTTTCTGTTAGAAGTTGACAAAGAAGGAGCAACACAATCTCAAAATGAGATATGACTACAAATACGTGATCCAGAATTgtgtaactgacattgaaaagCAATCATTATGAGCTGCATCGCTTTTGATGAGCGCAATAAGCTCTAATCCTTGCagtgaaacatttatttattcaaggCGACATACACCAGGTCTGCTATTTTCAGTATTTTTGctttctgataaaaaaaaaaacaacttctcaTGAAGctt is a genomic window containing:
- the LOC106073396 gene encoding serine/threonine-protein phosphatase 2A 55 kDa regulatory subunit B beta isoform-like isoform X3 translates to MRPAWGRISRQNTSNGGEITWCFSQVKGSIEEEVAEAADIISCVEFNSDGDLLATGDKGGRVVIFQRDKASKNAVPSRGEYNVYSTFQSHEPEFDYLKSLEIEEKINKIRWLQQTNRNHFLLSTNDKTIKLWKVAERNKRPEGYNLKDELGQTRNKTAIKSLRVPIFQPMELMVEASPKRVFANAHTYHINSISVNSDLETYLSADDLRINLWNLEITDQSFNIVDIKPANMEELTEVITAAEFHPKECNMFVYSSSKGSIRLCDMREQALCDKHAKLFEEPEDPTNRSFFSEIISSISDVKFSHSGKYMITRDYLSVKVWDLTMESKPVETYQVHEYLRNKLCSLYENDCIFDKFECSWSGDDKHIMTGSYNNFFRMFERDNKRDNTYEACREITKSRTVLKPRKVSTGGKRKKDEISVDCLDFNKKILHTAWHPLENIVAIAATNNLYVFSSKD
- the LOC106073396 gene encoding serine/threonine-protein phosphatase 2A 55 kDa regulatory subunit B delta isoform-like isoform X6 translates to MAGNGGEITWCFSQVKGSIEEEVAEADIISCVEFNSDGDLLATGDKGGRVVIFQRDKASKNAVPSRGEYNVYSTFQSHEPEFDYLKSLEIEEKINKIRWLQQTNRNHFLLSTNDKTIKLWKVAERNKRPEGYNLKDELGQTRNKTAIKSLRVPIFQPMELMVEASPKRVFANAHTYHINSISVNSDLETYLSADDLRINLWNLEITDQSFNIVDIKPANMEELTEVITAAEFHPKECNMFVYSSSKGSIRLCDMREQALCDKHAKLFEEPEDPTNRSFFSEIISSISDVKFSHSGKYMITRDYLSVKVWDLTMESKPVETYQVHEYLRNKLCSLYENDCIFDKFECSWSGDDKHIMTGSYNNFFRMFERDNKRDNTYEACREITKSRTVLKPRKVSTGGKRKKDEISVDCLDFNKKILHTAWHPLENIVAIAATNNLYVFSSKD
- the LOC106073396 gene encoding serine/threonine-protein phosphatase 2A 55 kDa regulatory subunit B beta isoform-like isoform X1, with amino-acid sequence MPKSNIPPPLPTSPTTTTEIIKAVSPTASSPKLKNRLSVMLHNATHHNKDKVNKGNGGEITWCFSQVKGSIEEEVAEAADIISCVEFNSDGDLLATGDKGGRVVIFQRDKASKNAVPSRGEYNVYSTFQSHEPEFDYLKSLEIEEKINKIRWLQQTNRNHFLLSTNDKTIKLWKVAERNKRPEGYNLKDELGQTRNKTAIKSLRVPIFQPMELMVEASPKRVFANAHTYHINSISVNSDLETYLSADDLRINLWNLEITDQSFNIVDIKPANMEELTEVITAAEFHPKECNMFVYSSSKGSIRLCDMREQALCDKHAKLFEEPEDPTNRSFFSEIISSISDVKFSHSGKYMITRDYLSVKVWDLTMESKPVETYQVHEYLRNKLCSLYENDCIFDKFECSWSGDDKHIMTGSYNNFFRMFERDNKRDNTYEACREITKSRTVLKPRKVSTGGKRKKDEISVDCLDFNKKILHTAWHPLENIVAIAATNNLYVFSSKD
- the LOC106073396 gene encoding serine/threonine-protein phosphatase 2A 55 kDa regulatory subunit B alpha isoform-like isoform X2; this translates as MPKSNIPPPLPTSPTTTTEIIKAVSPTASSPKLKNRLSVMLHNATHHNKDKVNKGNGGEITWCFSQVKGSIEEEVAEADIISCVEFNSDGDLLATGDKGGRVVIFQRDKASKNAVPSRGEYNVYSTFQSHEPEFDYLKSLEIEEKINKIRWLQQTNRNHFLLSTNDKTIKLWKVAERNKRPEGYNLKDELGQTRNKTAIKSLRVPIFQPMELMVEASPKRVFANAHTYHINSISVNSDLETYLSADDLRINLWNLEITDQSFNIVDIKPANMEELTEVITAAEFHPKECNMFVYSSSKGSIRLCDMREQALCDKHAKLFEEPEDPTNRSFFSEIISSISDVKFSHSGKYMITRDYLSVKVWDLTMESKPVETYQVHEYLRNKLCSLYENDCIFDKFECSWSGDDKHIMTGSYNNFFRMFERDNKRDNTYEACREITKSRTVLKPRKVSTGGKRKKDEISVDCLDFNKKILHTAWHPLENIVAIAATNNLYVFSSKD
- the LOC106073396 gene encoding serine/threonine-protein phosphatase 2A 55 kDa regulatory subunit B alpha isoform-like isoform X4, which gives rise to MRPAWGRISRQNTSNGGEITWCFSQVKGSIEEEVAEADIISCVEFNSDGDLLATGDKGGRVVIFQRDKASKNAVPSRGEYNVYSTFQSHEPEFDYLKSLEIEEKINKIRWLQQTNRNHFLLSTNDKTIKLWKVAERNKRPEGYNLKDELGQTRNKTAIKSLRVPIFQPMELMVEASPKRVFANAHTYHINSISVNSDLETYLSADDLRINLWNLEITDQSFNIVDIKPANMEELTEVITAAEFHPKECNMFVYSSSKGSIRLCDMREQALCDKHAKLFEEPEDPTNRSFFSEIISSISDVKFSHSGKYMITRDYLSVKVWDLTMESKPVETYQVHEYLRNKLCSLYENDCIFDKFECSWSGDDKHIMTGSYNNFFRMFERDNKRDNTYEACREITKSRTVLKPRKVSTGGKRKKDEISVDCLDFNKKILHTAWHPLENIVAIAATNNLYVFSSKD
- the LOC106073396 gene encoding serine/threonine-protein phosphatase 2A 55 kDa regulatory subunit B beta isoform-like isoform X5; this translates as MAGNGGEITWCFSQVKGSIEEEVAEAADIISCVEFNSDGDLLATGDKGGRVVIFQRDKASKNAVPSRGEYNVYSTFQSHEPEFDYLKSLEIEEKINKIRWLQQTNRNHFLLSTNDKTIKLWKVAERNKRPEGYNLKDELGQTRNKTAIKSLRVPIFQPMELMVEASPKRVFANAHTYHINSISVNSDLETYLSADDLRINLWNLEITDQSFNIVDIKPANMEELTEVITAAEFHPKECNMFVYSSSKGSIRLCDMREQALCDKHAKLFEEPEDPTNRSFFSEIISSISDVKFSHSGKYMITRDYLSVKVWDLTMESKPVETYQVHEYLRNKLCSLYENDCIFDKFECSWSGDDKHIMTGSYNNFFRMFERDNKRDNTYEACREITKSRTVLKPRKVSTGGKRKKDEISVDCLDFNKKILHTAWHPLENIVAIAATNNLYVFSSKD